A single region of the Photobacterium sanguinicancri genome encodes:
- a CDS encoding nucleoside triphosphate pyrophosphohydrolase family protein, with protein MNLSLLDQTLFDHLYRDITEFRATFDLDIDSPATLDDKADQLHTSLAIEEMTELAEATSLDEQADAIVDTVYVLMGRLVHLGHAKVEDNIGISYLIDLLLNIASRRNINFVICWDEVHSSNMSKVCRDMAEFEDTKQFYAKSGVEIAASEKGNFIIAKCAKDVELEGKLIRQGKVLKSVYYRPADLAKLV; from the coding sequence ATGAACCTTTCACTGCTAGATCAAACTCTTTTTGACCACTTATACCGTGATATCACTGAATTTCGTGCAACGTTTGATCTGGATATTGATTCGCCAGCGACATTGGATGATAAAGCTGACCAATTGCATACATCGCTAGCAATTGAAGAAATGACCGAGCTTGCAGAAGCGACATCATTGGATGAGCAAGCTGACGCCATTGTTGATACTGTTTATGTGCTTATGGGACGACTAGTACATTTGGGCCATGCGAAAGTAGAAGACAATATTGGTATTAGCTATCTTATTGACTTGCTGCTTAACATTGCCAGCCGTCGTAATATCAATTTTGTTATTTGCTGGGATGAAGTGCATTCAAGCAACATGAGCAAAGTTTGTCGAGATATGGCTGAGTTTGAAGACACTAAACAGTTTTATGCTAAATCTGGCGTAGAAATTGCGGCGAGCGAGAAAGGTAACTTTATTATTGCTAAATGTGCCAAAGACGTCGAGCTTGAAGGTAAGCTTATTCGTCAAGGTAAAGTATTAAAATCAGTTTATTATCGTCCTGCTGATTTAGCGAAATTAGTTTAG
- a CDS encoding XrtA/PEP-CTERM system-associated ATPase — protein MYESHFGLTDKPFKLSPDPRFFFASPHHDKAVSYLQYGLSQGEGFIVITGPIGTGKTTLARNLLSLIDDSIVAVQIATTRLTPDELVRLVAAKFNLDVEGLNKADILKKLEMYLLQLHSQGKRALLIVDEAQNLPAETVEELRMLSNFQLDDQPLIQSFLLGQEELKGIIELPEMEQFRQRIIASCHLQPFNEEQTRDYIKHRLVQVGWDGHPQLNDDIFEKIATYTAGIPRKINIFADRLFLYAFMADLTVITLDDIAQVIEEMGGELSGSLSTSTVLATASDCNSAESHHDQNTVENSGQDSKQAAVFKTLDEVSTVLDNVIQRKISTIRQLDKMIRQKRKLLSEDAGDGSHTQDGNVNTSERVLAEIDEEVNSPLKQKHWFKALMKTHS, from the coding sequence ATGTATGAATCGCATTTTGGCTTAACTGATAAGCCCTTTAAGTTGAGCCCGGATCCTCGTTTCTTCTTTGCGAGCCCTCACCATGATAAAGCCGTGTCGTATTTACAGTACGGTTTATCTCAGGGGGAAGGTTTTATTGTTATTACAGGTCCTATTGGAACCGGAAAAACAACGCTTGCTCGGAATTTATTATCGCTGATTGATGACTCTATCGTGGCAGTCCAAATTGCGACGACGCGTTTAACCCCTGATGAATTGGTACGTTTAGTTGCCGCCAAGTTTAACTTAGACGTCGAAGGTTTGAACAAAGCGGATATATTGAAAAAGTTAGAAATGTATCTGTTACAGCTTCATAGTCAGGGGAAAAGAGCCTTATTGATTGTCGATGAAGCTCAAAATTTGCCAGCTGAAACAGTAGAAGAGTTACGAATGTTGTCGAACTTTCAGCTTGATGATCAGCCTTTGATTCAAAGTTTTCTGCTGGGGCAAGAAGAACTTAAAGGGATTATCGAACTGCCAGAAATGGAACAATTCAGGCAACGCATTATTGCCTCGTGTCATTTGCAACCGTTTAACGAAGAACAAACTCGTGATTATATTAAACATCGATTGGTACAAGTGGGGTGGGATGGTCACCCTCAGCTTAATGATGACATCTTTGAAAAAATTGCTACGTATACAGCAGGAATACCACGGAAGATAAACATCTTTGCTGACCGCCTGTTTCTTTATGCTTTCATGGCAGATCTAACCGTGATTACGCTCGATGATATCGCGCAAGTGATAGAAGAGATGGGGGGAGAGTTATCAGGCTCGTTATCCACCTCGACAGTATTAGCTACAGCATCTGATTGTAATTCCGCAGAGAGTCACCATGATCAAAATACGGTTGAGAATAGTGGCCAGGATAGTAAGCAGGCAGCAGTATTTAAAACGTTAGATGAAGTTTCCACTGTACTCGATAACGTTATTCAACGGAAAATTAGCACGATCCGTCAATTAGATAAAATGATCCGCCAAAAAAGAAAACTGTTATCAGAAGATGCTGGCGATGGTAGCCACACTCAGGACGGTAATGTGAATACAAGCGAACGTGTGCTTGCTGAAATTGATGAAGAGGTCAACTCGCCATTGAAGCAAAAACATTGGTTTAAGGCATTAATGAAAACACATTCATAG
- a CDS encoding TIGR03016 family PEP-CTERM system-associated outer membrane protein: MAMTRKRRNPSIYVIGVASFVSMSGYSADVTFTPSVDVGLVFTDNVDREPDKTASFITTIGAGLKADILATEGYLNFDYQIRQLLYSDSSDRDDLYNDLDFVAEKGIAHSGFFVDANASIQNVAKSLDDDAAADIFSGNTVENQRGEIGFGFRSNPLSQIDLESRVFTRVSRSGDRIGDYNGYGASVSFANGQSIKDVFWQIDASYDYKKGREDEIGDTRYTALSETLGLQTIYGFSPLMRLNYENLEGSSDLNSRKTVSWGPGVRYFWHKRSYAELSYNFSEDDVNPDFWAGSLNFNPTPRTRLYLEYGKRFFGDAYEFLFSHRNRRVTNTVSYTEEPVSFDRTNFTVGDRPEDITLVRLLDWTSTLDLRRSQYSFSLFGRQEEALTVFSENQDERSYGTRISGNHNLTRRFKINGAYEYATYDFDRLDGSNQNDDYHTFDIGAVYQHLKKLTSSFGYRYSTRQSSSSIYEYDENRFYYDLKMSF, from the coding sequence ATGGCTATGACTCGAAAGCGAAGAAATCCTAGTATATATGTTATTGGTGTTGCGTCATTTGTTTCGATGAGTGGTTACAGCGCTGATGTTACTTTCACGCCAAGTGTTGATGTTGGTCTGGTTTTTACAGATAACGTTGACCGTGAACCTGATAAAACAGCAAGCTTTATCACGACGATAGGTGCAGGTTTAAAAGCCGACATTCTTGCTACAGAAGGTTACTTAAATTTTGATTATCAAATTAGGCAGCTTTTATACAGCGACAGTAGCGACCGTGATGATCTGTACAACGATTTAGACTTTGTGGCTGAAAAGGGCATAGCGCATAGTGGCTTTTTTGTTGATGCCAATGCCAGTATTCAGAATGTGGCTAAATCGCTCGATGACGACGCTGCTGCAGATATTTTCTCAGGAAATACAGTAGAAAATCAACGTGGTGAAATTGGTTTTGGATTCAGAAGTAATCCTCTAAGCCAAATAGATCTAGAAAGCCGAGTCTTCACTCGGGTAAGTCGCAGTGGCGATAGAATCGGTGACTACAATGGCTATGGTGCGTCGGTAAGTTTTGCGAACGGCCAAAGTATCAAAGACGTTTTTTGGCAAATTGATGCGTCGTATGATTATAAAAAAGGCCGTGAAGATGAAATAGGCGATACGCGCTATACCGCATTGAGCGAGACCCTTGGTTTGCAAACTATTTATGGTTTCTCGCCATTGATGCGTTTGAATTATGAGAACCTCGAAGGCTCGAGTGATTTGAATAGCCGAAAAACGGTCAGTTGGGGGCCGGGCGTGCGTTATTTTTGGCATAAACGTTCTTATGCCGAGCTAAGTTATAACTTCTCTGAAGATGATGTTAATCCCGATTTTTGGGCGGGCTCACTTAACTTTAACCCTACACCGAGAACACGATTGTACCTAGAATACGGTAAGCGATTTTTTGGTGATGCTTACGAGTTTTTATTCAGCCACCGTAATCGCCGTGTCACCAATACTGTTAGTTATACAGAAGAGCCAGTGAGTTTTGATCGGACAAATTTTACTGTCGGGGATAGGCCTGAAGATATTACTCTGGTTCGGTTATTAGACTGGACATCTACGCTAGATTTACGACGTTCACAATACAGCTTCTCTCTTTTTGGTCGCCAAGAAGAAGCGTTAACTGTTTTTTCTGAAAATCAGGACGAGCGTTCATATGGTACAAGAATCAGTGGAAATCATAATTTAACCCGCCGATTTAAAATTAACGGTGCTTATGAATACGCCACCTACGATTTTGATCGCTTAGATGGCTCTAATCAGAATGATGATTACCATACCTTTGATATCGGCGCTGTTTATCAGCACCTTAAGAAGCTAACTTCCTCATTTGGCTATAGATATAGCACCCGACAGTCTTCATCCTCTATTTATGAATATGATGAAAACCGATTCTATTATGACTTAAAAATGAGCTTTTAA
- a CDS encoding XrtA-associated tyrosine autokinase: protein MSTIEKAMGKHRQSTAKPNSITAAMNAKKGAQTKVAIPSETDNVSASADSYAAEKLLTAKESVVHQPIAIDTERLKNMGMVMHTDEAVNVKINNEFRSIKQKLLDNAFGSGAAFHKNGNLVMVSSALPDEGKTFSAVNLALSLASEKDKTVLLVDADVIKPSVNHTLDIEDKPGLIDFLVGNVSQLSDIIYPTSIPNLKLMPAGAFHHLNNELLASSKMEILAKELASRYSDRVVVFDCPPLLGVVETVTLSKLLGQAVIVVEQDKTKIADVKAAVSQLNKDMAIGFIMNKAVRGAYSQYGYGYGYDSKAKKS, encoded by the coding sequence ATGAGTACCATTGAAAAAGCGATGGGGAAGCATCGCCAGTCAACAGCAAAGCCGAATTCCATTACCGCGGCAATGAATGCAAAAAAAGGGGCTCAGACTAAAGTTGCCATACCGTCAGAGACGGACAATGTTTCTGCTTCTGCTGACTCGTATGCTGCGGAGAAGTTGCTAACGGCAAAAGAGTCAGTAGTTCATCAACCCATTGCTATTGATACGGAAAGGTTAAAAAACATGGGTATGGTTATGCATACCGATGAGGCTGTTAACGTTAAAATTAACAATGAGTTTCGTTCTATCAAACAAAAGCTGTTAGATAATGCATTTGGTAGCGGCGCGGCTTTTCACAAAAACGGCAACCTAGTGATGGTTTCAAGTGCTTTACCGGATGAGGGTAAAACGTTCTCTGCTGTTAACTTAGCGCTTAGCTTAGCATCTGAAAAAGATAAGACAGTATTACTGGTTGATGCTGATGTTATTAAGCCAAGTGTTAACCACACCTTAGATATTGAAGATAAGCCGGGTTTAATTGATTTTCTGGTCGGTAATGTTTCTCAGTTATCAGACATTATATATCCCACCTCAATTCCGAATCTAAAGTTGATGCCTGCTGGGGCGTTTCACCATTTAAATAACGAACTACTCGCAAGTAGTAAAATGGAAATCTTGGCCAAAGAATTAGCATCAAGATATAGCGATCGTGTAGTTGTGTTTGATTGCCCACCATTACTTGGGGTCGTTGAAACAGTCACCCTATCTAAGTTATTGGGGCAGGCCGTGATTGTTGTAGAACAGGACAAAACCAAAATTGCTGATGTAAAAGCGGCGGTATCGCAGTTGAACAAGGACATGGCAATTGGTTTTATTATGAATAAAGCCGTACGCGGAGCGTATAGTCAATACGGATATGGATATGGCTATGACTCGAAAGCGAAGAAATCCTAG
- a CDS encoding XrtA system polysaccharide chain length determinant, with product MQEQLDILIQYARGVWLKRRYAIIAAWVICPLGWLFVTMMPNQYTANARVYADTRSILQPLLRGLTIETDPSQEVALMVKTLLSRSNLETIARDTDADIRATNNEEYEEILEDLKSNIKIRSAGRENLFTISYSGDDPRYVRDVVQSALNVFVENALGEKRQDTDQASQFIAKQIEDYETRLLKAETGLALFKQQNAGYMPGSEQNYYNRLEQLESELEATQLKLREVKTQLVTARSQLSSERSLASKNYTGIRTEYDERLEALETRLDALLFRFTEKHPDVKETRRQIADLKDLKSASQQTASVAGGRGDNLFNDLKLIIRQLENEEASLKVRASSFSEKVVFLRERLAKLPQVEAKLTNLMRSYDITKNKYEELLSRRESALISQSVGAASDDIKFRVIDPPRVPTEPSGPVRPLLLSMVLIVGLGAGTGMSFLSSQVSPVVTSANQLYQVTNLPVFGAVSATEQSGLTKTNKRKVFIFGAVLVGLITIFIGFMLMNLIPSVHGRILSLMELL from the coding sequence ATGCAAGAACAGCTTGATATTCTGATTCAGTATGCTCGCGGTGTGTGGTTAAAACGCCGTTATGCAATTATTGCGGCCTGGGTGATATGTCCTCTTGGTTGGTTATTTGTCACCATGATGCCTAATCAGTACACCGCCAATGCACGTGTGTATGCTGACACTCGATCTATTTTACAACCCTTATTACGTGGTTTAACCATCGAAACGGATCCTTCTCAAGAAGTGGCGTTAATGGTTAAAACCCTTTTAAGTCGCTCAAATTTAGAGACCATCGCACGAGACACTGACGCTGATATTCGAGCGACAAATAACGAAGAATACGAAGAGATCTTGGAAGATCTTAAATCAAATATCAAGATCCGTTCTGCAGGGCGTGAAAACTTATTTACCATCAGTTACTCCGGCGATGATCCTCGTTATGTACGCGATGTTGTTCAATCTGCCCTTAACGTGTTTGTTGAAAATGCATTAGGTGAGAAACGTCAAGATACTGATCAGGCGAGCCAGTTTATCGCAAAGCAGATAGAGGATTACGAAACACGCTTATTAAAAGCGGAAACAGGCTTAGCTTTGTTTAAACAGCAAAATGCTGGTTATATGCCGGGTTCAGAACAAAATTACTACAACCGTTTAGAGCAGTTAGAGTCTGAATTAGAAGCAACTCAGCTCAAATTGCGCGAAGTGAAAACGCAGTTAGTCACAGCGCGTTCTCAGCTCAGCAGCGAACGTTCTTTAGCGTCAAAAAACTATACGGGTATTCGAACTGAATATGACGAACGATTAGAAGCCCTAGAAACAAGGTTAGATGCACTGCTGTTCCGATTCACGGAAAAGCACCCAGATGTAAAAGAGACACGCCGTCAAATCGCGGACCTGAAAGACCTTAAGTCAGCCTCACAACAAACAGCGTCTGTAGCGGGGGGCCGAGGTGATAATCTCTTCAATGACCTGAAGTTGATTATTCGTCAGCTGGAAAATGAGGAAGCATCGTTAAAAGTACGGGCATCCAGTTTTAGTGAAAAAGTCGTTTTTTTACGTGAAAGACTGGCTAAATTACCGCAAGTAGAAGCTAAGTTGACGAACTTAATGCGAAGCTATGACATTACGAAGAATAAGTATGAAGAACTTTTGTCTCGTCGAGAGTCTGCGCTTATTTCGCAAAGTGTAGGGGCCGCATCGGATGATATTAAGTTTCGGGTGATTGACCCACCACGTGTACCAACAGAACCATCAGGGCCAGTAAGACCATTATTGTTGAGCATGGTGCTGATTGTTGGGCTGGGAGCTGGAACAGGGATGTCTTTCCTTAGTAGCCAAGTTTCTCCGGTTGTTACTTCAGCTAATCAATTGTATCAAGTCACCAATTTACCTGTATTTGGCGCGGTATCAGCTACTGAGCAATCAGGGTTAACGAAAACCAATAAGCGTAAAGTCTTTATCTTTGGTGCCGTTCTTGTTGGGTTAATCACTATATTCATCGGCTTTATGTTAATGAACCTGATTCCATCAGTTCATGGACGTATTCTGTCGTTAATGGAGTTGTTATGA
- a CDS encoding XrtA/PEP-CTERM system exopolysaccharide export protein translates to MKKKGCSLTVPSTIACATVLFLGGCSSNDLPTLPSTTPQASLTQNINQYKYLIGPGDSLNIFVWGNPEISGTFSVRPDGMLSTSLVDDVPASGRTPTDLARSLEMRLAEYVRDPIVTVIVQGFVGPYSEQVRVIGEASKPKAINYRENMTLLDVMVEVGGLTEYADGNDARLIRVVDGQQRQYGLNMGDLLRDGQIRANVDILPGDIIIIPEAWF, encoded by the coding sequence ATGAAGAAAAAAGGTTGTTCGCTTACTGTTCCCAGTACGATTGCATGCGCAACAGTATTGTTCCTTGGAGGTTGCTCATCTAACGACTTACCCACGTTACCCTCAACAACACCTCAAGCGTCGCTTACTCAAAATATTAACCAGTACAAATATTTGATTGGTCCTGGTGACTCTTTGAATATTTTTGTATGGGGTAACCCTGAAATCTCGGGTACGTTTTCTGTACGCCCTGATGGCATGTTATCTACATCCTTAGTTGATGATGTTCCTGCGTCAGGTCGAACCCCAACTGACTTAGCTCGTAGCCTAGAAATGCGCTTAGCTGAATATGTGCGAGATCCTATTGTTACCGTTATCGTGCAAGGTTTTGTTGGCCCTTATAGCGAACAAGTGCGTGTCATCGGTGAGGCTTCAAAGCCGAAAGCGATTAATTATCGTGAAAATATGACATTGCTAGATGTCATGGTGGAAGTGGGCGGCTTAACGGAATATGCCGACGGAAATGATGCGCGTTTGATCCGTGTTGTTGACGGACAGCAGCGCCAGTACGGTTTGAACATGGGTGATTTACTTCGTGATGGTCAAATCCGTGCCAATGTAGACATTCTTCCTGGCGATATCATTATTATTCCGGAAGCTTGGTTCTAA
- a CDS encoding TIGR03013 family XrtA/PEP-CTERM system glycosyltransferase, which translates to MLFSIFTLSLVGIGYFSAISLPNYGDATFFIHLILYTLPLQVALLAVGLYNEKLRENFNGIAVRLIVALILAYVLASGFYFILPIPYLPGLSRELIFFLTFIGLMASRFVAISNNYEKIGQVRVLVIGAGERASLIEKCMRRKADRVHVDLYGYVKIEGDSSQHTPKGTKFELDCPLNEFVSKHKIEEIVIAADERRGNLPVDSLFNCKIEGVLITDIIDFIERETGQIAVTHIYPSWVIYNDKKPASFIAKTLNWLFNSSVAVLILLFCWPLILFAILFIKLEDGISSPILYSQQRIGLKGKPFKIYKFRSMSLDAEKDGIKWAEKADPRITRVGHYLRKYRIDELPQLFNVFRGDMCFVGPRPERPHFSEQFEESIPYYNHRHNVKPGLTGWAQLKYPYGCGKEDAIEKLKFDLYYIKHRSFILDLLILVRTSEIVLFGKGR; encoded by the coding sequence GTGTTATTCTCTATTTTTACTTTAAGTTTGGTCGGAATTGGCTACTTTTCGGCAATATCACTTCCTAATTATGGCGATGCTACTTTTTTTATTCACTTGATCTTATATACCCTTCCTCTCCAGGTTGCATTACTTGCCGTTGGTTTATATAACGAAAAATTACGAGAAAACTTCAATGGGATCGCTGTCCGATTAATTGTTGCTCTTATTCTCGCTTATGTTCTTGCTAGTGGTTTTTATTTCATCCTTCCCATTCCTTACTTGCCAGGACTTAGCCGAGAGTTAATTTTCTTTCTTACTTTCATTGGGTTAATGGCATCTCGCTTTGTCGCCATCTCAAATAATTACGAAAAAATAGGGCAAGTGAGAGTGTTGGTGATCGGTGCAGGTGAACGTGCAAGTTTGATTGAAAAATGTATGCGCCGTAAAGCAGACCGTGTTCATGTTGATCTTTACGGCTATGTAAAAATTGAAGGTGACAGTAGCCAACATACACCCAAAGGCACGAAATTCGAGCTAGATTGCCCGTTAAACGAGTTTGTCAGTAAACATAAAATTGAAGAAATTGTCATTGCCGCTGATGAGCGACGAGGAAACCTTCCTGTCGATAGTTTATTCAACTGTAAAATTGAAGGTGTATTAATCACAGATATCATTGATTTTATTGAAAGAGAAACCGGACAAATTGCCGTTACACACATTTATCCATCTTGGGTTATATATAACGACAAAAAACCGGCCTCATTTATTGCTAAAACATTGAATTGGTTATTTAATAGTTCAGTCGCTGTTTTAATTTTACTCTTTTGTTGGCCGCTTATTTTATTCGCTATTTTATTTATAAAGTTAGAAGACGGTATTTCATCGCCCATTTTATATTCCCAGCAACGTATTGGTTTGAAAGGGAAACCATTCAAAATCTATAAATTTAGAAGCATGTCCTTAGACGCGGAAAAAGATGGCATAAAATGGGCAGAAAAAGCAGACCCTCGCATAACCAGAGTTGGCCACTACCTTCGTAAATATCGCATAGACGAGCTACCCCAACTTTTTAATGTTTTTCGAGGTGATATGTGTTTTGTTGGCCCTCGCCCTGAACGCCCTCATTTTTCAGAACAATTCGAAGAGTCTATTCCATATTACAACCATCGCCATAATGTTAAGCCCGGCTTAACAGGCTGGGCTCAACTAAAGTATCCCTATGGCTGTGGCAAGGAAGATGCCATTGAAAAACTAAAGTTTGACCTTTATTACATAAAACATCGTAGCTTTATCCTTGATTTACTGATACTCGTGCGCACTTCTGAAATAGTGCTGTTTGGTAAAGGACGTTAG
- a CDS encoding XrtA system polysaccharide deacetylase: MNGFTNNILPTTNALTIDVEDYFHVEAFSSVVKREDWGNKYPLRVEKNTHRILNILDQHDVKATFFVLGWVAEACPNLARAIVAGGHELASHGFAHQHANKQTRETFKQDICRSKQLLEDQSGMRVHGYRAPSFSIGLDNTWAFEELQQAGFSYTSSTYPVKHDIYGTPEWPRFKHQRQEGIIEIPIPTLNVLNRNVPIGGGGYFRLYPYALSRYFIERFRQQTQQPFSFYFHPWEIDPMQPQMHGISIKSRVRHYLNLNRMEARLHRLLRDFQWDTMYNTYQLHGLVSDEKSSNQEDSRQRLSSLGQLR, from the coding sequence ATGAATGGATTCACAAATAACATTCTCCCAACAACCAATGCTTTAACCATTGATGTAGAAGATTACTTTCATGTTGAAGCATTTTCATCTGTTGTAAAACGGGAGGATTGGGGCAATAAATACCCGTTACGTGTTGAAAAGAATACTCATCGCATTCTTAACATCCTTGATCAGCATGATGTAAAAGCCACGTTTTTTGTCTTAGGTTGGGTCGCAGAAGCCTGCCCCAATTTAGCACGAGCAATTGTTGCAGGTGGGCATGAGTTAGCGAGCCATGGTTTTGCCCACCAGCATGCGAACAAACAAACGCGAGAAACATTCAAACAAGATATATGTCGCAGTAAGCAGCTACTCGAAGATCAATCTGGTATGCGCGTTCATGGCTACCGTGCACCCAGCTTTTCAATTGGGCTAGATAACACTTGGGCTTTTGAAGAATTACAACAAGCGGGCTTTAGCTACACTAGCAGCACTTATCCTGTTAAACACGATATTTACGGCACACCAGAGTGGCCTCGATTTAAGCATCAACGCCAAGAAGGGATTATCGAAATTCCAATTCCAACACTCAATGTACTAAATCGAAATGTACCCATTGGTGGTGGTGGATATTTTCGACTGTACCCATATGCTTTAAGTCGCTATTTCATAGAGCGTTTCAGGCAACAAACTCAACAGCCTTTCAGTTTTTATTTCCATCCGTGGGAAATTGACCCTATGCAACCACAAATGCACGGTATTTCAATAAAATCTCGCGTACGGCACTACTTGAACTTGAATCGTATGGAAGCCCGTCTTCATCGGCTCCTCCGCGATTTCCAGTGGGACACAATGTACAACACCTATCAATTACATGGATTAGTAAGCGATGAAAAATCTAGCAATCAGGAAGATAGCAGACAACGACTTTCCAGCTTGGGACAATTACGTTGA
- a CDS encoding FemAB family XrtA/PEP-CTERM system-associated protein has product MKNLAIRKIADNDFPAWDNYVDNHDDGSFFHLTGWQHVISKVFGHRHHYLLAENDDQLVGILPLFEQKSRLFGHALVSTPFCVYGGVIADDDDVRKALEKAAYELGCSLNVDYIELRDKENKESEEPWQPHCHHATFSCALEANPDAILSTVKRKQRAVIRQSNKNSLHADLTNNPELCYQVYAESVRNLGTPVFNKALFSELKQTFGERCETLVIRDSNNVPVSSVLSFYYKKQVLPYYGGGTTQARQLKSNDFMYYQLMCEAQKKGADAFDFGRSKIDSGAYQYKRHWGMDEKPLHYRIALVNAKSLPNLSPNNPKYRFFIQAWQKLPLGISRQLGPMLSKYLG; this is encoded by the coding sequence ATGAAAAATCTAGCAATCAGGAAGATAGCAGACAACGACTTTCCAGCTTGGGACAATTACGTTGATAACCATGACGACGGTAGCTTTTTTCATCTAACGGGGTGGCAACATGTTATCAGTAAAGTTTTTGGTCATCGTCATCACTATTTATTAGCGGAAAATGATGATCAGCTTGTCGGCATATTGCCGCTTTTTGAGCAAAAAAGTCGATTGTTTGGTCATGCGCTAGTCTCGACCCCTTTTTGCGTTTACGGCGGTGTTATTGCCGATGATGATGATGTTAGAAAAGCATTAGAAAAAGCAGCTTATGAACTAGGATGTTCACTCAATGTTGATTACATTGAGCTAAGGGACAAAGAGAATAAAGAAAGTGAAGAACCTTGGCAGCCACATTGTCATCACGCAACGTTCTCATGTGCGCTCGAAGCTAACCCTGATGCCATCCTCTCGACGGTTAAACGTAAACAACGCGCTGTTATTCGCCAATCTAATAAAAACAGCTTACACGCAGATCTAACAAATAACCCTGAACTTTGTTATCAAGTATATGCTGAATCAGTCCGAAATTTGGGTACACCTGTTTTTAACAAAGCGCTTTTTAGTGAATTAAAACAAACTTTTGGCGAACGTTGTGAAACGCTCGTTATTAGGGATAGCAACAATGTCCCTGTTTCGAGCGTTTTAAGTTTTTACTACAAAAAACAAGTCCTTCCCTATTATGGCGGCGGTACAACACAAGCCAGACAGCTAAAAAGTAATGACTTTATGTACTACCAGCTCATGTGTGAAGCCCAGAAAAAAGGGGCTGACGCTTTTGATTTTGGTCGTAGCAAAATTGACTCTGGCGCTTATCAATATAAACGTCACTGGGGAATGGACGAAAAACCATTGCACTATCGCATTGCCCTTGTTAACGCAAAATCTCTCCCTAACTTATCGCCAAACAATCCAAAGTATCGTTTTTTCATCCAAGCATGGCAAAAACTGCCACTCGGCATTAGTCGCCAATTAGGGCCAATGTTATCGAAGTATTTAGGGTGA